From Novosphingobium sp. 9, the proteins below share one genomic window:
- a CDS encoding bifunctional 5,10-methylenetetrahydrofolate dehydrogenase/5,10-methenyltetrahydrofolate cyclohydrolase — MAEILRGDVIAAEIESELRGRIAQLAGRGVTPGLAVVLVGDDPASHVYVSRKQRAAARVGIVSVEHRLPGDTAQAELLALIAALNADPAIHGILVQLPLPPQIAADEVLDAIVPAKDVDGFHPVNVGRLSTGAGSGLVPCTPLGCMILLEKVVPDFRGLDAVVIGKSNIVGKPLALLLLERECTVTVTHIRTRGLPEIARRADILVAAAGSAGLVRGDWVKPGAVVIDVGINRIAGEDGKSRIVGDVAADECGHAGVLTPVPGGVGPMTIACLLRNTVDAAVRSAG; from the coding sequence ATGGCTGAAATCCTGCGCGGCGACGTGATCGCCGCCGAAATCGAAAGCGAACTGCGCGGGCGGATCGCGCAGCTTGCCGGGCGCGGTGTCACGCCGGGGCTGGCCGTCGTGCTGGTGGGAGACGATCCCGCCAGCCACGTCTACGTTTCGCGCAAGCAGCGCGCGGCGGCGCGCGTGGGGATCGTCTCTGTCGAGCATCGTCTGCCGGGCGATACCGCGCAGGCCGAACTGCTCGCGCTGATCGCCGCGCTCAATGCCGATCCCGCGATCCACGGCATTCTGGTGCAGTTGCCATTGCCCCCGCAGATCGCGGCGGACGAGGTGCTCGACGCGATTGTGCCGGCCAAGGATGTCGACGGTTTTCACCCGGTCAACGTCGGGCGTCTGTCGACCGGGGCGGGCAGCGGTCTGGTGCCGTGCACGCCGCTGGGCTGCATGATCCTGCTGGAGAAGGTCGTGCCCGATTTCCGGGGGCTGGACGCGGTGGTGATCGGCAAGTCGAACATCGTCGGCAAGCCGCTGGCACTGTTGCTGCTCGAACGCGAATGCACTGTCACGGTCACGCATATCCGCACGCGCGGGTTGCCCGAGATCGCGCGCCGCGCCGATATTCTGGTGGCTGCGGCGGGCAGTGCAGGGCTGGTGCGCGGGGACTGGGTGAAGCCCGGCGCAGTGGTGATTGATGTCGGCATCAATCGTATCGCCGGGGAAGACGGCAAGTCGCGGATCGTGGGCGATGTGGCGGCGGACGAGTGCGGCCATGCCGGTGTGCTCACCCCGGTTCCGGGCGGCGTCGGCCCGATGACTATCGCCTGCCTTCTGCGTAATACGGTGGATGCGGCGGTCCGCAGCGCGGGCTGA
- a CDS encoding TonB-dependent receptor — protein sequence MMLPAAQISQAPVVQCGADVPSAKSASSPPAPCKNGRPSTGSKAQHHQAQDERPSPIVVIPSPIGGLAEPASHGPQPNNVSPSIEPPVQNYVDGVPYLWTPGPLFSLPDVAQVSMMQAAGGSDYMRGAPDGTLQVVTRTPPRAFTADVSATYGNYGTVGASGYVAGGLASNLTASLAGQYHQQFDGFGTNLYNGKDVQDGWNVATRGKLHWTPGPDTTIDLEADYYRFRAGNPAIRNTGLSLLGTTAPGGAYDVDSEIQPDIQSRYGGASLVIKQALDSMDLTSTSAYREGRLAVAIDADTTEQDILSIEQHQMLRQASQDLKLSSQAGAPVSWALGLSYLHSTSGYDPVIASGAFFAGPNTLYATSKLDSYAAYGHVSAPLSPTTTARIGLRYTIDSRAISQSQTETVGDVVSYVDTPQSEAHTFHGLTGDIGVEQRLSSVLTGYVTYDHAQQSGTLLPNTFPALTIKPETLDAFRAGFKAVAGRGAFVANLSAFLNDYTNMQAMQRVEG from the coding sequence ATGATGTTGCCCGCCGCGCAGATCAGCCAGGCGCCCGTCGTCCAGTGCGGCGCCGATGTTCCTTCCGCCAAATCCGCATCCTCGCCCCCGGCACCCTGCAAGAACGGTCGTCCATCCACAGGCTCGAAGGCACAACACCATCAGGCGCAGGATGAGCGGCCTTCGCCCATCGTCGTCATTCCCTCGCCCATCGGTGGACTTGCCGAACCGGCCAGCCACGGCCCGCAGCCCAACAATGTCTCGCCCTCGATCGAGCCGCCCGTGCAGAACTATGTCGACGGGGTTCCCTACCTGTGGACGCCCGGCCCGCTGTTCAGCCTGCCCGACGTGGCGCAAGTGTCGATGATGCAGGCCGCCGGGGGCAGCGATTACATGCGCGGCGCCCCGGACGGCACGCTTCAGGTGGTCACACGCACGCCGCCGCGCGCATTCACGGCGGATGTCTCTGCGACCTACGGGAATTATGGAACGGTCGGCGCGTCCGGCTATGTCGCAGGCGGGCTGGCATCGAACCTCACCGCCAGCCTTGCCGGGCAGTATCACCAGCAGTTCGACGGCTTCGGCACCAACCTCTACAACGGCAAGGACGTGCAGGACGGCTGGAACGTGGCGACACGCGGCAAGCTGCACTGGACGCCGGGGCCGGACACCACCATCGATCTGGAAGCGGACTACTATCGTTTCCGCGCAGGCAACCCGGCGATCCGCAACACCGGCCTGTCGCTGCTGGGCACGACCGCGCCGGGTGGTGCCTACGATGTCGACAGCGAAATCCAGCCCGATATCCAGAGCCGCTACGGCGGCGCCAGCCTTGTCATCAAACAGGCGCTGGACAGCATGGACCTGACCAGCACCAGTGCCTATCGCGAAGGTCGCCTTGCCGTCGCCATCGATGCCGACACGACCGAACAGGACATTCTCAGCATCGAGCAGCACCAGATGCTGCGGCAGGCCTCGCAGGATCTGAAGCTCTCGTCGCAGGCAGGCGCGCCGGTTTCCTGGGCGCTGGGCCTGTCCTACCTGCATTCCACCAGCGGCTACGATCCGGTGATTGCCAGCGGCGCCTTCTTCGCCGGGCCGAACACGCTTTATGCGACCAGCAAGCTGGACAGCTATGCCGCCTATGGGCACGTCTCTGCCCCATTGTCGCCCACCACCACGGCGCGCATCGGCCTGCGCTATACCATCGACAGTCGCGCCATTTCCCAGAGCCAGACCGAGACGGTGGGCGATGTAGTCAGCTACGTCGATACGCCGCAGTCCGAAGCGCATACGTTCCATGGCCTGACCGGAGACATCGGGGTGGAGCAGCGCCTCTCGTCCGTGCTCACCGGCTACGTCACTTACGATCATGCCCAGCAGAGCGGCACGCTGCTGCCCAACACTTTCCCCGCCCTGACCATCAAGCCCGAAACGCTCGATGCGTTCCGAGCAGGGTTCAAGGCGGTCGCCGGACGCGGGGCCTTCGTCGCCAACCTTTCCGCCTTCCTCAACGACTACACCAACATGCAGGCCATGCAGCGGGTCGAGGGCTGA
- a CDS encoding lactonase family protein has translation MTEQDRPVLVFIGTQDKAIHAALLSRRSGVLEPLGPVAEVERPTFVLADPVRSALHCVSEMGNRGECIGSVHSFAVDRSTGELSPLGHTPSGGGGPTHLCAATDGGALFIANFGGGEVASLALNDTGAPNPVASVRINHGNGPHRRQQGPHAHGVTLSPDGRHLLAPDMGADRVFVYPMEADGLTLAPALPTDALVPPGAGPRLILFGADGRFAYLLTELSAHIVTCAWHAETGALSALDDIALDPTDVTEGTSAAGFAISGDGAFLYASNRRTHAIHVFAIDGETGRLKPLQTVPSGGEKPWAIEITPCGGWLLAANQASDRIALFRRDPKSGRLGSLCSDMTVPSPTGLAFFMP, from the coding sequence GTGACCGAACAGGATCGCCCGGTGCTCGTCTTCATCGGCACGCAGGACAAGGCCATCCACGCCGCTCTGCTCTCGCGCCGCAGCGGCGTGCTGGAACCGCTGGGGCCGGTGGCCGAGGTCGAGCGGCCGACCTTCGTCCTTGCCGACCCGGTGCGCTCGGCCCTTCATTGCGTGAGCGAAATGGGCAACCGGGGCGAATGCATCGGCTCGGTGCACAGTTTTGCCGTGGATCGTTCGACCGGCGAACTCTCGCCGCTGGGGCACACGCCCTCGGGCGGCGGCGGCCCCACCCACTTGTGCGCAGCGACCGACGGTGGTGCGCTGTTCATCGCCAACTTCGGCGGCGGCGAGGTGGCTTCGCTGGCGCTGAACGATACCGGAGCGCCGAACCCGGTCGCATCCGTGCGGATCAATCACGGCAATGGCCCGCACCGGCGCCAGCAGGGCCCGCATGCCCACGGCGTCACCCTCTCGCCGGACGGACGCCATCTGCTCGCCCCGGACATGGGCGCCGACAGGGTGTTCGTCTATCCGATGGAAGCGGACGGCCTCACGCTGGCACCGGCGCTTCCGACCGACGCACTGGTTCCGCCCGGCGCCGGGCCGCGCCTGATCCTGTTCGGTGCGGATGGCCGGTTCGCCTATCTGCTGACCGAGCTTTCCGCCCATATCGTCACCTGCGCATGGCACGCTGAAACCGGCGCACTGTCTGCCCTCGACGACATCGCGCTCGATCCGACGGATGTGACGGAGGGCACCAGCGCGGCGGGCTTTGCCATCTCCGGCGACGGCGCGTTCCTCTACGCCAGCAACCGGCGCACTCATGCGATCCATGTCTTTGCCATCGACGGCGAGACGGGACGCCTCAAGCCCCTGCAGACCGTCCCTTCGGGCGGCGAGAAGCCTTGGGCCATCGAAATCACGCCATGCGGAGGGTGGCTGCTCGCCGCCAATCAGGCCTCGGATCGCATCGCCCTGTTCCGCCGCGATCCGAAATCGGGGCGGCTGGGCTCGCTGTGCAGCGACATGACCGTGCCTTCACCCACCGGGCTTGCCTTCTTCATGCCTTAG
- a CDS encoding aromatic ring-hydroxylating dioxygenase subunit alpha, with product MSIEADFTQGFVRNHWYAAAWVAELGERPFPRTILEDRIVLFRQPDGTLGALEDRCPHRLAPLSMGECADGGLRCGYHGMVFDATGKCIGIPGQDIIPPTAKVRAYPVVEKYGLAWVWTGLGAPDHGKLPQVPGYGEAGWSILDGGYQHHAGNYRIEIENLMDPAHTTFLHKETIGNRAAKDVPVKTTQDDKGLSAFRWIENVPPSPLDQKSRDFGDTRVDRRIAFNFELPATSFVDIAVIPSGMERSEENLMHGGLRTFSYKFLTPETAGSTHFFWLHLRSFRQGDSDFEAVLRASLEKTFTEDNEMVAAIQKEQEATGLRQRTALAIDRAPIMALRMIDRLIAAENTVGEAA from the coding sequence ATGTCCATCGAAGCCGACTTCACGCAAGGGTTCGTCCGCAACCACTGGTACGCCGCCGCCTGGGTTGCCGAGCTCGGCGAGCGCCCTTTCCCGCGCACCATTCTGGAAGATCGCATCGTCCTGTTTCGCCAGCCGGACGGCACGCTCGGCGCGCTCGAAGATCGCTGCCCGCATCGCCTTGCGCCGCTGTCGATGGGCGAATGTGCCGACGGCGGCCTGCGCTGCGGCTATCACGGCATGGTGTTCGACGCGACGGGCAAGTGCATCGGCATTCCGGGGCAGGACATCATCCCGCCGACGGCCAAGGTCCGCGCCTATCCGGTCGTGGAGAAGTACGGCCTCGCGTGGGTCTGGACGGGTCTTGGCGCCCCCGACCACGGCAAGCTGCCACAAGTGCCCGGCTATGGCGAGGCGGGATGGTCGATCCTCGATGGCGGATACCAGCACCACGCCGGGAACTACCGCATCGAGATCGAGAACCTGATGGACCCGGCACACACCACGTTCCTGCACAAGGAAACGATCGGCAACCGCGCCGCCAAGGATGTGCCGGTCAAGACCACGCAGGACGACAAGGGCCTGTCCGCCTTTCGCTGGATCGAGAACGTACCGCCCTCGCCGCTGGACCAGAAGAGCCGCGATTTCGGCGACACCAGAGTCGATCGCCGCATCGCGTTCAATTTCGAGCTGCCCGCGACGTCGTTCGTCGACATCGCGGTGATCCCGAGCGGCATGGAGCGCAGCGAGGAAAACCTGATGCACGGCGGCCTCAGGACCTTCAGCTACAAGTTCCTGACGCCTGAAACCGCTGGTTCCACGCACTTCTTCTGGCTGCACCTGCGCAGCTTCCGCCAGGGCGACAGCGATTTCGAGGCCGTGCTGCGCGCCAGTCTGGAAAAGACCTTCACCGAAGACAACGAGATGGTCGCCGCGATCCAGAAGGAACAGGAGGCGACCGGGCTGCGCCAGCGCACCGCACTTGCCATCGACCGCGCGCCGATCATGGCGCTGCGCATGATCGACCGCCTGATCGCGGCGGAAAACACCGTGGGGGAGGCGGCCTGA
- a CDS encoding TonB-dependent receptor domain-containing protein, with amino-acid sequence MRSEQGSRRSPDAGPSSPTFPPSSTTTPTCRPCSGSRADLYPQRPKARSYGLEGTLFAKVSSRLTVNGGLTWTHARYTRFPEALISTPLATGGNSVVTGDASGNDIQDMPAFTMTLGARYDLPTRWGTFSLGATNYYNSGYASEPDNRLRQPRYDVLDTSLTWTSKDHRLSAQLWANNITNTFYVAELTALPVGDNQVAAPPRTFGLTIGYHFGGTDNAR; translated from the coding sequence ATGCGTTCCGAGCAGGGTTCAAGGCGGTCGCCGGACGCGGGGCCTTCGTCGCCAACCTTTCCGCCTTCCTCAACGACTACACCAACATGCAGGCCATGCAGCGGGTCGAGGGCTGACCTATATCCTCAGCGCCCCAAGGCGCGCAGCTATGGCCTTGAGGGCACGCTGTTCGCCAAGGTCTCCTCCCGACTGACGGTCAACGGCGGCCTGACCTGGACCCACGCGCGCTACACCCGTTTTCCCGAGGCGCTGATCTCCACGCCGCTGGCCACCGGCGGCAACAGCGTGGTGACGGGCGATGCCAGCGGCAACGACATTCAGGACATGCCCGCCTTCACCATGACCCTTGGCGCCCGCTACGACCTGCCCACGCGCTGGGGTACATTCTCGCTGGGGGCGACCAACTATTACAACAGCGGCTATGCCAGCGAGCCGGACAATCGCCTGCGTCAGCCCCGCTACGATGTGCTCGACACCTCGCTGACATGGACCTCGAAGGATCACCGGCTTTCCGCCCAGCTGTGGGCCAACAACATCACCAACACGTTCTACGTCGCCGAACTTACCGCGCTGCCCGTGGGTGACAACCAGGTCGCTGCGCCGCCGCGGACTTTCGGGCTGACCATCGGCTACCATTTCGGAGGAACCGACAATGCCCGTTAA
- a CDS encoding TonB-dependent receptor → MGPSSPSASARLRRIHTAILTTSCLAAGALAVPAMAQDTAGTSERGLQEIIVTAQKRAENQQDVPIAVTAVSAATLENAHITDTSDLKAVAPSLNFSTAVGGFGLPRIRGVGSTGVGPGIENPVATYIDGVYISSPIGAITGLNDIAQVAVLKGPQGTLFGRNATGGLIQITTRKPSDTPTMSFRVGYGNYDTVTASTYISSGIAHGLAASLAAQYENRGDGFGVNVHTGNPIMTQRSFTTRGKLRWDSDDGDTSAEISADYAKVSGVNPAFRPISLNVLGAYAGGDKRDIDSDIDPVMRSRQYGASLTIDHDFGGASIKSISAYRNMRLYVAFDPDGTTEDEWAFIPGANGPALGFAHGYLIENTQIDKSFTQEVQLLSNGSGPFSWVLGGFYMWSQGLYQPGRSTNAFLTSLGRYTDVDAQQKLNSLAGFAQGTYRLGEDTNFTAGIRYTHDRREGQGIRITYDANGNPLPVQTPPQGVEESYKDTFPKVTWRLSLDHRFSPNVMAYASYNRGFRSAAYVVGNFGLATSITNKVLKPEVIDAYEVGLKTDLFDRRLRFNLAGYYYDQTNVQVMQIQNGIQTIYNAKGAHIYGLDADFQFEPIDHLLFTGGFNWTHARYTQFPNAQLTVPNPAGGNTLTTGDASGNRLQNVPDWTLSVGASYQIGKVTIAGNYYHNDGWAADPDNRVWQPSYDLVDASITWKSDKGLSLAVWGKNLTNQFYFQQLGASNFADNGVQANPRTYGVTLGYDF, encoded by the coding sequence ATGGGACCGAGTTCACCGTCCGCGTCCGCACGCCTGCGCCGCATCCACACCGCCATCCTGACGACAAGCTGCCTCGCCGCCGGTGCTCTGGCGGTTCCTGCCATGGCGCAGGACACGGCGGGCACGTCCGAACGCGGCCTTCAGGAAATCATCGTCACCGCGCAGAAGCGTGCCGAAAACCAGCAGGACGTGCCCATCGCGGTGACGGCTGTCTCCGCCGCCACGCTGGAGAACGCGCATATCACCGACACTTCGGACCTCAAGGCGGTGGCGCCCAGCCTGAACTTCAGCACCGCCGTCGGCGGGTTCGGCCTGCCGCGCATTCGCGGCGTCGGTTCGACCGGCGTCGGCCCCGGTATCGAGAACCCGGTCGCGACCTATATCGACGGGGTCTATATCAGCTCCCCCATCGGCGCGATCACCGGCCTCAACGACATTGCGCAGGTTGCCGTACTCAAAGGGCCGCAAGGCACGCTGTTCGGGCGTAACGCCACCGGCGGCCTGATCCAGATCACCACCCGCAAACCGTCCGATACGCCAACGATGAGCTTCCGCGTCGGCTACGGCAACTACGATACCGTCACCGCCTCTACCTATATCAGTTCGGGCATCGCCCACGGCCTCGCCGCCAGTCTGGCCGCGCAGTACGAGAACCGGGGCGACGGCTTCGGGGTGAACGTCCACACCGGCAACCCGATCATGACGCAGCGCAGCTTCACCACGCGCGGCAAGCTGCGCTGGGACTCCGACGATGGCGACACTTCGGCGGAAATCTCGGCGGACTATGCCAAGGTCAGTGGCGTCAACCCGGCCTTCCGCCCAATCAGTCTGAACGTGCTGGGCGCCTATGCCGGAGGTGACAAGCGCGACATCGATTCCGATATCGATCCGGTCATGCGCTCGCGCCAGTACGGCGCCAGCCTGACGATCGATCATGACTTCGGCGGCGCCTCGATCAAGAGCATCAGCGCCTACCGCAACATGCGCCTCTACGTCGCCTTCGACCCCGACGGGACGACCGAGGACGAATGGGCCTTCATTCCGGGCGCCAACGGCCCTGCCCTGGGCTTCGCACACGGCTACCTGATCGAGAACACCCAGATCGACAAGTCGTTTACGCAGGAAGTGCAACTTCTTTCCAACGGCAGCGGCCCGTTCAGCTGGGTGCTCGGCGGCTTCTACATGTGGAGCCAGGGGCTCTATCAGCCCGGACGCAGCACGAATGCCTTCCTGACCTCGCTGGGGCGCTACACCGATGTAGATGCGCAGCAGAAACTCAACTCGCTGGCAGGTTTTGCGCAAGGCACCTATCGACTTGGCGAGGATACCAATTTCACCGCAGGTATCCGCTACACGCACGATCGCCGCGAAGGTCAGGGTATCCGCATCACCTACGATGCAAACGGCAATCCCCTGCCAGTGCAAACACCGCCCCAGGGCGTGGAGGAAAGCTACAAGGACACCTTCCCCAAGGTGACATGGCGCCTTTCGCTCGATCACCGGTTTTCGCCCAATGTCATGGCCTATGCCAGCTACAACCGGGGCTTCCGCAGCGCCGCTTATGTCGTGGGCAACTTCGGTCTGGCGACCAGCATCACCAACAAGGTGCTCAAGCCCGAAGTGATCGACGCCTACGAAGTCGGCCTCAAGACCGACCTGTTCGACCGCCGCCTGCGCTTCAATCTGGCCGGATACTACTACGATCAAACCAACGTACAGGTGATGCAGATCCAGAACGGCATCCAGACGATCTACAACGCCAAGGGCGCGCATATCTACGGCCTCGATGCCGATTTCCAGTTCGAGCCGATCGACCATCTGCTGTTCACCGGCGGCTTCAACTGGACCCATGCGCGCTACACCCAATTCCCCAATGCGCAGCTGACTGTTCCCAATCCGGCGGGCGGCAACACGCTGACCACCGGCGATGCCAGCGGCAACCGCCTGCAGAACGTGCCCGACTGGACGCTTTCGGTGGGCGCCAGCTACCAGATCGGAAAGGTCACGATCGCGGGCAACTACTACCACAACGACGGCTGGGCCGCCGACCCGGACAACCGCGTGTGGCAGCCGTCCTACGATCTGGTCGATGCCTCGATCACCTGGAAATCGGACAAGGGTCTCAGCCTTGCCGTCTGGGGCAAGAACCTGACGAACCAGTTCTATTTCCAGCAGCTGGGCGCCAGCAACTTTGCCGACAACGGCGTTCAGGCCAACCCGCGCACCTATGGGGTGACGCTGGGCTACGACTTCTGA
- a CDS encoding MFS transporter — protein MAEKNLSWFLIVLIYINGLAGMLVVSAALPALPGIGAEFHPQSPALIGLVMSMPALAAATCSLLIGALVDRIGDRTVLVLGCLLVLAGDIGVIASPSIELLLACRVLAGLGYVCMVVAAVTMITRLTFGRTRTAALGLWSTVIPASFIVASIYGAVAGQTLGWRWIFGAHAAFVAILAVLALALLPGREVQLTGPSRLKGLGAVLRTPFPYLLGISFAAAAFLQTGFVATLPHMLGASIGLGKNLAYSFNAAAMLCNVIGAFSFGLVYNRGISARALGFVAVALCALPGALLVMAPGTPALAMLLNCLMMAGLGLLVGMWALMPQVAPSPTCIGATSGLITQITLLGVLFGPPVAFAAGSFGAHGTLIYLLIGVVISLIALPVWQRSAHPIARSAPLVAH, from the coding sequence GTGGCCGAGAAGAACCTGTCGTGGTTCCTCATCGTACTGATTTACATCAATGGTCTGGCCGGAATGCTGGTCGTCAGCGCGGCGCTGCCCGCGTTGCCCGGCATCGGGGCAGAATTTCACCCGCAATCGCCGGCGCTGATCGGCCTCGTCATGTCGATGCCCGCACTGGCAGCGGCAACCTGCTCACTGCTGATCGGCGCTCTGGTGGACCGGATCGGCGACCGCACCGTGCTGGTGCTGGGGTGCCTGCTGGTGCTTGCCGGAGACATCGGCGTGATCGCCTCGCCCTCGATCGAACTGCTGCTGGCCTGCCGCGTGCTGGCAGGGCTCGGCTATGTCTGCATGGTCGTCGCCGCCGTCACGATGATTACCCGGCTGACCTTCGGCAGGACGCGCACCGCCGCGCTGGGCCTGTGGTCCACCGTGATCCCGGCCAGCTTCATCGTCGCCTCTATTTACGGCGCCGTAGCGGGGCAGACGCTTGGCTGGCGCTGGATCTTCGGCGCCCATGCCGCTTTCGTGGCGATCCTGGCCGTGCTGGCGCTGGCCCTGCTGCCCGGACGCGAAGTGCAACTCACCGGCCCCTCGCGCCTCAAGGGCCTTGGCGCCGTATTGCGCACGCCGTTCCCCTATCTGCTGGGCATCTCGTTCGCCGCTGCCGCTTTCCTGCAAACCGGCTTCGTCGCCACGCTGCCGCACATGCTGGGCGCCAGCATCGGGCTTGGCAAGAATCTGGCCTACAGCTTCAACGCCGCCGCGATGCTGTGCAACGTGATCGGCGCGTTCTCGTTCGGGCTGGTCTATAATCGCGGGATCAGCGCAAGGGCGCTGGGCTTCGTGGCGGTCGCCTTGTGCGCCCTTCCCGGCGCACTGCTGGTCATGGCGCCGGGAACGCCTGCGCTGGCGATGCTGCTCAATTGCCTGATGATGGCGGGGCTTGGCCTGCTGGTGGGCATGTGGGCACTGATGCCGCAAGTGGCACCCTCGCCCACCTGCATCGGCGCGACGAGCGGCCTCATCACCCAGATCACCCTGCTCGGCGTGCTGTTCGGACCGCCCGTCGCCTTCGCCGCAGGCAGCTTCGGCGCGCACGGCACCCTGATCTATCTGCTGATCGGCGTCGTCATCAGCCTCATCGCCCTGCCGGTCTGGCAGCGCTCCGCCCATCCCATCGCCCGGTCTGCGCCGCTTGTTGCGCACTGA
- a CDS encoding MBL fold metallo-hydrolase translates to MSATALAAPSQLEAQAQAPVAHAPSSGLSITLLGTAGGPPPHADRSQPATLLQIDGTSYLIDAGENVGQQLKRAGSAPQAVTTTFITHLHWDHTLGLGYLMATGWMMGRNAPMAIWGPPGTSEYVTRETAALKIGEDIFHDQTPNRPALASLYPAHDVDVGTPREIYRDAHVTVSAVANTHYGTLKTATRDYGPQKSYAYRFDTAKGSVTFTGDTGPSPAVANLAKNSDVLVSEVCDVDGIRATLLETMPADKIGPLMEHMEHEHLTPTEVGKLAQAAGVHEVVLTHFVVGKSFDAKRMIAEIRQAYPVGRIVLGKDLQTIAVTK, encoded by the coding sequence ATGAGCGCGACCGCTCTGGCTGCGCCTTCGCAACTGGAGGCACAGGCACAAGCGCCCGTCGCTCACGCCCCCTCCTCGGGACTGTCGATCACCCTGCTCGGCACGGCCGGAGGTCCGCCTCCGCATGCCGATCGCTCGCAGCCCGCCACGTTGTTGCAGATAGACGGGACGAGCTACCTGATTGATGCCGGCGAGAATGTCGGCCAGCAACTCAAGCGTGCCGGATCGGCACCGCAAGCGGTGACGACGACGTTCATCACCCATCTGCACTGGGACCACACGCTGGGTCTCGGCTACCTGATGGCCACGGGCTGGATGATGGGACGCAATGCGCCGATGGCCATCTGGGGGCCGCCCGGCACCAGCGAATACGTAACCCGCGAAACGGCGGCCCTGAAGATTGGGGAGGACATCTTCCACGATCAGACTCCGAACCGCCCGGCGCTGGCATCGCTTTACCCGGCGCATGACGTAGATGTGGGCACCCCACGCGAAATCTACCGCGATGCGCATGTCACGGTCAGCGCCGTGGCGAACACCCATTACGGTACGCTCAAGACCGCCACGCGCGATTACGGCCCGCAAAAGTCCTATGCCTACCGCTTCGACACCGCGAAAGGCTCGGTCACGTTCACCGGCGATACCGGCCCCTCGCCCGCCGTCGCCAACCTTGCGAAAAACAGCGATGTGCTGGTGAGCGAGGTCTGCGATGTCGACGGTATCCGCGCCACGCTGCTCGAAACCATGCCCGCCGACAAGATCGGGCCGCTCATGGAACACATGGAACACGAGCACCTGACGCCCACCGAAGTCGGCAAGCTGGCGCAGGCCGCAGGCGTGCACGAAGTGGTGCTGACGCATTTCGTGGTCGGCAAGAGCTTCGACGCCAAGCGGATGATCGCCGAAATCCGGCAGGCCTATCCGGTCGGCAGGATCGTTCTGGGCAAAGACCTTCAGACAATCGCGGTGACGAAGTGA
- a CDS encoding CHAP domain-containing protein translates to MTARNNLSSAFAARVKAGCSKFAAGKFGPRKFWGGQALVLSLAVAGILTAQPAQAHLQCVPYARDASGIDIHGDARTWWHQANGSYARGSAPKVGAVMAMAASSAMPLGHVAVVSKIVDARHILIDQANWAGPGVIEHDVLVEDASTDGDWSEVRVWYAPANAMGTRLNPVSGFIYAPADGSAPDAAPSSTLTTSTTQIAAATPGTDALHAFMQATDRNL, encoded by the coding sequence ATGACCGCCCGAAACAACCTGTCCAGCGCTTTCGCTGCGCGCGTCAAGGCTGGCTGCAGCAAGTTCGCCGCCGGGAAGTTCGGGCCCAGAAAGTTCTGGGGGGGTCAGGCTCTTGTCCTGTCGCTGGCCGTTGCGGGCATTCTGACCGCCCAGCCCGCGCAGGCGCACCTTCAGTGCGTTCCCTATGCCCGTGACGCTTCGGGTATCGACATCCACGGCGATGCCCGTACCTGGTGGCATCAGGCCAATGGCAGCTACGCGCGCGGTTCCGCGCCCAAGGTCGGCGCCGTCATGGCGATGGCCGCTTCCAGCGCGATGCCGCTGGGCCATGTCGCGGTCGTCAGCAAGATCGTCGATGCGCGCCACATCCTGATCGATCAGGCGAACTGGGCCGGTCCCGGCGTGATCGAGCACGACGTGCTGGTGGAAGATGCCTCCACCGATGGCGACTGGAGCGAAGTGCGCGTGTGGTACGCGCCTGCCAACGCCATGGGAACCCGCCTCAACCCGGTGTCGGGCTTTATCTATGCGCCCGCAGATGGCAGCGCACCCGATGCAGCCCCGTCCTCGACGCTGACCACGTCCACCACCCAGATTGCGGCTGCCACGCCGGGCACCGATGCCCTCCACGCCTTCATGCAGGCAACCGACCGCAACCTGTGA